Genomic DNA from Acuticoccus sp. MNP-M23:
CGGATCGGCGGCTGGAACGAATAGCCGAGATCCCACGGGAAGTAGATCCACGTATCCTGGCTGACTTCGGTGACGAACGTGTCCACCTGGGGGCGGCCCGACGGCTTGGCGTAGACCGTGGCGAGATGGGCGCCGGGGAGCATCTGACGGACGAGCATTGCTGTCTTGCCGGTATCGACCAGGTCGTCGACGATCAGGATCTTCGACTTGTCCGGCATGTCGATGAGGGCCTGGTCGATCTTCTTGACGACGCTCAGTTCGTCCAGCTGCTTGAACTCGCCATAAGAGACGACGCAGACAGTGTCGATCAGGCGCAGGTCGAGTTCCCGCGCGACGATCGCCGACGGCACGAGGCCGCCGCGGGTGATGCAGACGATGGCCTCGAACGGGCCGACGCCTGAAAGGCGCCAGGCAAGTGCGCGGCAATCGCGGTGGAATTGATCCCAGGAAACGGGAAAGGCTTTTTCGGGCAGCGCGGCGGTTGTCATGAAGTTCGGTTCGCGCTGCCGGGCGCAATTGTCAAGGGCGCGGAAGGTTTCCGTGCGCTGCAATGGCCGGTTGTTGCTGTGACGCGGTGGCCGGTGCGAGGCGTTTGTCTTCGCCGGTGAGGGGAAGCTCGCTCTGGCCTTCGGTGCCGTCGTTCAGGATGGAACGCAGGGCTTCGCTGACCAGATCGCCGGTGGTGTAGGCAATTTCGGCACCTTGCTGGCAGGCCTGGGGGCGGCGGTCGCAGAAGCTGGCCGCGTCCTCGACTGCCGCGGACACGAATTCGCCCACGGGGGTCTCCGGCCGCAGCACGGAAATCGCAAAGGCGACCGCAATTACCACGAGCACCAGTTTAAATAGCGTTTTCATGGAGTTAGCCTCGATTGACCTTGCGTCTGCCGAGACTCTAGCCTTGGTAAGTTAAAGGAAAGGCGGATTGATTCGTTCAAATTGCAACGGCGTGGCTGCACTGCAACACCAAAGGATTTGTTGCAATCAGTTTAACGTCATTTTCATTGCTCACGCACAAAAGTCTTGCCGAGGACGTGGAGGCGAGTGTCGTGAGTATTTCAGTCTGGCTCGAAGAACTTCCGGTTGAAAACTGGGCGGCGACGGTGGCGCGCACTGCGCGCCGGGTTCGCCGGCGGATTGCACGCAAGCCCGTGCGCACCCTTGGTTCGGGTGTCGCGGTGGTTGGCGTGCTTCTGATTGGCGCGAACGCCTTGTGGGATCAGGACAGCCGCCACCCGGCGCCGCTCTGGTCACAAGGCGGTGATGCCGGCGCGCAAGCGCGGCTGCTGGGCGCCCACGCGCCTGTGCGGCAGGCCGAGGACGATTCGGCCGGGCCCGACCCGCTGGTGGAGCAGTTTCAGGCGGGTCTGGCGGACATGGGCCTTTATGATGGCGCCGTGGACGGGATCCTTGATGAGCGCACTGCGTCGGCCATCGGACAGTTCGAGGCATCGCGCGGGCTTACGATGACGGGCAAGCCGAGCGTCGGCGCTCTGGCTGCGCTCGGCGAGGGCGCCGACGGTGGCGGCGCGGCGGACGACCAGATCGCGGCACTGACCGGCGGCTCGGAAGCGATCTCGATCACCGCTGCGTCGTTGGAGGCGATCCCGCCGGTGCGGACGGCCGCAGAGATCCAGGCCGCTCTCAACCGCGTTGGCTATGGACCGCTGACCGTAGACGGGGTGATGGGGCCGAACACGCAGTCCGCTCTCGCGCGGTTTGCCGAAAGTCAGGGGATGGCTGGCTCCGGAATGACGCCTGCGGTGCTGACTGCGCTTGCTGCTGCCAGCCAATGACGCCAGATAGGCGTCATGGCTGCCTTGTTTGATGACGACCCCGCGCCTCGACTGAAGGCGTATTTCTGGATTGCAGGATATTTGCGCCGCTGCAGCAGCCGCGGCGCATTTGTGGCGCTGTCGCGCAAGGGCGACGCCAGCGCGGGCGCAATCTTCATCGAGATTCTCCACGGGCTTGGAACCGACCTCTGGGCGCCGGCCCCCGGCGGGGACGGGCGCGTGTTCGAGCGCGTTCTCAACAGCGTTCCCGGCTGGGAAGTGACCGAGCGGATGGACAAGGAAGCCGCGTTCGACCGCGACTTGTGGCTGGTGAGTGTGGAAGACCGGGCCGGGCGGTCATTTCTGGAGCGGGGCGAATATGTCTGATCCGTTCTGGACGACCAAGGCGCTTGAAGACATGTCGCCGGCAGAGTGGGAATCGCTTTGCGACGGCTGTGGTCGCTGCTGCCTCAACAAGCTGGAAGACTGGGACACGGGGGAGATCGTGTTCACGACGGTGGCGTGTACGCTGCTGAACTCGGACACATGCCGTTGCCGTAATTACGAAAACAGGGCGGCCGTTGTGCCGGACTGCGTGACGCTGACGCCGGCAACGGTGCGCGAGATCGTGTGGCTGCCCGACAGTTGCGCCTACCGGAAGGTGGCGGAGGGGAGGGCGCTTTCGTGGTGGCACCCCCTCGTGTCCGGCTCTGCGGAGACTGTGCATGAGGCCGGCGTTTCGGTGAAGGGGCGCACAGTGTCTGAGGATGGCATCACGCTGGAAGAGTATGAGCACTTCGTTGCGATGTGGCCGGGCGAGCCGGTGGAAGAAAACTAAAATCATAGGTTGACAGCGCAACGCTGTCGGCGTATAGATTGTGCACAGTCGGAGAAATGGGCGCAGGGGTGGCGCCACGGTTTCTTCGCACGGGTTTGACGGTCCGGATGGACCGTGAGCGGTTCGGGGTTGTTGCCGGTTTCGGTCGCAAACGCCGGGCCGTTTTTTTGTGCCATTTGCATTGGGGCGCAGCCGCCTTGGGTGGCGGCACCGGCAGCTCTCCGGCTGCGGGCTGGCGGCGATGCTTCAGGTTTTGCGGGCTCGATTGAGTGGAGTGTCCATGGTTGATTTGGGCTCTGAGGAGGCCGGGCGCGCCCGGCTGGTGACGCGGCTTTTCAACGCTTTTGGAAAGCAGCTGGACGATATCGAGGCGCGGGTGGAGGCTGCCGACGGCGCGAAGATTCTGGATGACACACGGGTCCTGAGCGGCCTTGCCAAGACGCTGGAGACGCTGCTTGGGGTGGAGCGGCGGCTTTCGGAGCCGGGTGGCGGCAAGGCGATGGATCTCGATGCGGTCCGCACCGAGCTTGCCGAGCGGCTGGCAGCGCTTCGGATGGCTCCGGACGATGGCAGCGCCGAGAGCCACGGCGACGTGCCGGACGGGGCGTCTTGACGGGGCCGCGCAAGCGCTCGACCACGGCACCCAACCTCAAGCGCGCTCTGGTGGCTTGCGCACGCCGCGGCCAGCTGGCGGCATTTGTCGCGTCGTTGCCGGCGGATCTGGCCGAGGCGCTGCTGGCGGACTGGCCGCTCTGGGCACGGGTGCAGCAGCTTGCGCCCAGGGGGCGCTGGGTGACGTGGGTCATGCTGGGCGGCCGGGGTGCCGGCAAGACCCGCGCTGGCGCCGAGTGGGTGCACACGCTGGCAACCGGGCATGGCGCAGGCGGTGAGGCGGCCGTGGGTCGGATCGCGCTGGTCGGCGAAACGCTGGCGGATGCGCGCGAAGTTATGGTGGAGGGCGTTTCCGGCCTCCTCTCCGTCGGGCGGCGGTGTGACCGGCCGAATTTTCAACCCTCGCGGCGGCGGCTGGAGTGGCCGAACGGTGCGGTGGCGCAGTTGTTTTCCGCAGCGGACCCGGAGAGCTTGCGAGGGCCGCAATTTGGCGCGGCATGGAGCGATGAGCTGGCCAAGTGGCCCGATGGGCAGGCCGTATGGGACATGCTGCAATTCGGCCTGCGGCTGGGGACGCGGCCCCGGCAGGTCGTGACGACAACGCCGCGCCCGGTACCACTGCTGAAAAACCTGATTGCGGCCTCGTCCACCATAGTGACGCGGATGAGCACCCACGAGAACGCGGCAAATCTGGCGCCGGGTTTTCTGGACATGGTGGTGGACAAGTATCAGGGCACCCGGCTCGGCCGGCAGGAGCTGAATGGCGACATTGTGGAGGACCGGGACGACGCGCTGTGGGAGCGCGGGCGGATCGAGCTTTCGCGGGTCGCCGAGGCGCCGGCGCTGGAACGCATTGTTGTGGCTGTGGATCCACCGGCGACCAGCGGCGCAAAATCCGCCGCATGCGGAATTGTGGCAGCGGGGCTTGGCGCCGACGGAACGGCCTATGTGCTGGCAGACCGCACACTGGCGCGGGCAAGCCCGGAGGCCTGGGCGTCTCGTGCCGTGTCGCTCTATCACACGCTGGAGGCCGACGCGTTGATTGCGGAGGTGAACCAGGGCGGCGAGATGGTGGCCACCGTGGTGCGCGAGCAGGATGCCGGCGTGCCGGTGACGGCGGTGCGTGCCAGCCGGGGCAAGTGGACACGGGCCGAGCCGGTGGCGCTGCTGTATGCGCAGGGCCGCGTGAAGCACGTGGGCGTGATGCCCGAGCTTGAAGACCAGATGTGCAATTTCGTGCCGGGCGGGACCAGCGAGGGCGTCTCGCCGGACCGGATCGACGCGCTGGTGTGGGCGATCGCCAGCCTGATGCTGGACCGCTCCGGCCAGGCGCCAAGGGTGAGGCGCTTTGGCTGAACGACAGACTTTCGACGGACGTTTCGGGGCCCTTCTGGGGCCCTTTTTTGTTGGCCGGTTCGCTGGCGGGAAGGATCGCGATGGGCATTTTCGGGAAACGCGAAGAGAAGGCCTCGCGGGTGGGCCGCCTGATGCAGGTGGAGACGCTCGGCCGCCCGGCCTGGACGCCGCGGGACTACGCGTCCCTCGCACGGGAAGGGTTTGCCAAGAACCCCATCGTGTTCCGCGCGGTGCGGATGATTGCGGAGGCCGCGGCCTCGGCGCCGTGGCTGCTTTACGACGGGGCGCGGGAGGTTGAGACGCACCCGCTGCTCGACCTGCTGATGCGCCCGAACCCGGCACAGTCGGGCGCAACGCTGATGGAGACCGTTTACGGGCACCTGATGGTGGCCGGCAACGCCTACATCGAGGTGGTCGCCATCGAGGGCCGGCCGCGCGAGATGTTTGCGCTGCGGCCGGACCGGATGCGGGTGGTGCCGGGCGCGGATGGCTGGCCGTCCGGCTTCGTCTACCGGGCCGGAGGGCGGACGGTGGAGTTCGTGCAGGAGGGGGCGGTGCCGCCAATCCTGCACCTAACGATGTTCCATCCGCTCGATGACCACTACGGGTTTGCGCCCATCGAGGCGGCGCAGACGAGCCTTGATATTCACAACGCCTCTGGCGCGTGGAGCAAGGCGTTGCTCGACAACGCGGCGCGGCCGTCCGGCGCGCTGGTCTATACCGGCGAGGGGAACCTGACCGATGACCAGTTCGACCGGCTGAAGGCCGAGCTGGAGGATGGCTATAGCGGGGCGCGCAACGCGGGCCGTCCGCTGCTTCTGGAGGGCGGGCTCGACTGGAAGACGATGGCCATGAGCCCGCGGGACATGGACTTCATCGAGGCCAAGAACCAGGCCGCGCGCGAGATTGCACTGGCCTTTGGTGTCCCGCCGATGCTGCTCGGCATTCCGGGGGACAACACCTACGCCAACTACCGCGAGGCGAACCGGGCGTTCTGGCGCCAGACGGTGCTGCCGCTGGTGAACCGGACCGCACAGTCTCTCGGCAACTGGCTGGGGGAAGCCTGGCCGGAGGAGCTGCGCCTTGCCTTTGATGCCGATCAGATCGACGCGCTTTCCACCGAGCGCGAGTCGCTCTGGGACCGGGTTGCGTCCGCCGACTTCCTGACGCGTGCGGAAAAGCGGGAAGCCGTGGGGTATGGCGCGGAAGAAACCGCGGCGGAAGGAACTGGTGCGGAGGGCGGCCCGCAGGCGGCTGCCACGCGCTGATGGATCCGCTGACGCAAAGCGTGGTGGAGCGCGGTGACCTTGCGCACCTCGCTCTTTTTATGTGGGCCACCGCGAGCTCCGGACTGCTGGTCTGGACGATGCGGGAGCTGGCCCGGTCCAACCGGCGATTCAGCGACTTTGTCAGTGCCATCGCCAAGATCAACTCATTGTTCGGGCAGGATTGATGGCTGTTTTCTGGAAGCGGGCGATGACGCCTGTGATCCGTCTGACGACGGTTGAGCCGGTTGCCCATGAGGCAACCTTCGAGGAATTCGCCGCCAGGTTGCGGCGCGCCGTGGTGGAGCACCGCATTCGCGACATGCCGCGGGTGGTGAGCTTTGCCAGGAGGCGGGCGCTTTGATCGCGCCGGAGCGCAAGTACGCCGCCCCGCTCGCCAGCATTGACGCCGACGGGCGCTTCTGCGGGTACGCCTCGCTGTTTGGCAGGTGCGACCTGTCGGGCGACATCGTCGAGCGGGGCGCGTTTGCGCACACGCTGGCGGGGCGCGGGGCCGATGGCGTCGGCATGTATTTGGAGCATGACCCCAAGCGGCCCATCGGCACCTGGACGGTGCTGGAGGAAGACGCTGTGGGCCTTTGGGTCGAGGGGCGCCTTGGCGGCACGCCGGACGCTGCGGACGCCGCGCTGAGGATGCGCGGCGGCCAGCTCGACGGACTTTCGATCGGCTTTCGCACGGTTGCGGCCGATGAGGATCGGCGGGCGCGGGTGCGCCGGCTGACGGAAATCGACCTCTGGGAAGTGTCCGTGGTGTCGAACCCGATGCTTCCCGAGGCGAGAGCGCGTGCGGCGGATGTTGCACGTTTCGCACGGGACAATCCCGTAACTGCCGTGGACGTGGGGCTTCTGGCCCGGATGCGTCGGACAACGGCCTTTCTTCGTCAAACGAGGTGAATATGGATATTTCGATGGGTGCGCCCGAAACGAAGGCCGATCTGGCGCGGGCAATGGACGACATGCAGGGCGCCTTCGAGGCCTTCAAGGCCACCAACGAGGAGCGTCTTGCCGAGGTGGAAAAGAAGTCCTCCGTGGACGTTCTCACCACCGACAAGCTGGCCCGCATCGAAGCGGCGCTCGACGCCAACCAGCGCCGGATGGACGACATGGTGCTGAAGTCGGCCCGCCCGGCGCTCTCCGGCTCGCCAATCATCGGCGCCAGCGAGCACAAGAGCGCGTTCGACGGTTATGTGCGCGGCGGCAACGAGGCTGGCCTTCGCAGCATTGAGCGCAAGGCGGTTTCGACCTCCGGTGATGCGGGCTTCACCGTGCCGGTGGAGATCGAAGCCGAGGTGATGCGCCGCCTGACCTCGCTGTCGCCGATCCGCGCGATTGCCGGCCAGCGCCAGGTGTCGAGCTCGACCTTCAAGAAGCCCGTGACCAGCGCCGGTCCGCAGACCGGCTGGGTCGCCGACACCGACGCCCGCACCATGACCACCGAGCCGACGCTCTCCGAGCTTCAGTTCGACACCATGGAGCTTTACGCCATGCCGGCCGCAACGTCGGCCCTCCTCGACGACACCGCAGTCAACATCGACCAGTGGCTTGCCGACGAGATCGAGACCGCGTTTGCCGAGCAGGAGAGCAAGGCGTTCGTCGTCGGCACCGGCATCGGCCAGCCGAAGGGCTTTACCCAGTACACCACGGTTGCCGAAAGCGCCTGGACCTGGGGTTCGCTCGGCTTCGTCAACACCGGTGTGGCCGGTGGCTTTGCCGCCAGCGACCCGGCGGACGGCCTCGTCGACCTCATCTACACGCTGAAGGCCGGCTACCGGCAGAATGCGCACTTCGTCATGTCGCGTGCGACGCAGGCGGCCGTGCGCAAGATGAAGGACGACAACGGCCAGTATATCTGGGCGCCGCCGTCCATTCCGGGTGCCAAGTCCTCAATCTACAACTTCGCGGTGGTGGAATCCGAGGACATGCCGGAGATCGCCTCGGGCAGCCTCTCGATCGCCTTCGGCGACTTCAAGCGGGGCTATTTGGTGGTCGACCGCCAGGGCATCCAGATCCTGCGCGATCCGTACTCCTCCAAGCCCTACGTGCTGTTCTACACCACCAAGCGTGTGGGCGGCGGCGTGCAGGACTTCGACGCGATCAAGTTCCTGAAGTTCGCCGCCTGAGGCGAGCCTTTGGGGCCGGCTTTCGAGCCGGCCCTTTTTTCTTTCGCGCTTCGTGCGGCTTTCGAACAATTGGGTGGAACGATGGTAGCGATCCTGGTGAGCGCGCCGCAGGAAGAGCCTGTGACGCGCGACGAGGCGAAGGCGCACGCGCGCATTGACGGCACCGCGGAAGATGCGCGCGTAGACGCGCTGATTGCCGCCGCGCGGGCCGAGGTGGAGAACCGCACCGGCCGCGCGATGATGGCGCAGGGTTGGCGCATCGTGCGCGACGCGGTGCCGTCCGGCGGGGTGATCCGCCTTGCGCCGGGGCCTGTCCTGTTTGTGAACGCGGTGACGGTTTATGGCGCCGACGGTTCGGCCTCCGTCGTGTCCGGCGATGAGTACCAGCTCGACACCAACTCGGTGCCGGGGCGGCTGCGGCTTGGGGCCGGGCGGTTCTGGGGTTCGCGGGCAATGAACGGCATCGAGGTGGACATGACCTGTGGCCACTTCGACCCGGCGGAAGTTCCGGCACCGATGAAGCAGGCCGTTCTGATGCTGGTGGCCTACTGGTTCGAGCAGCGGGAGGCCGCAGCGGCGGGTGCGGTGGCGGGGCCGGTGGCCCACGCGGTCGCCTCTCTGCTGGCGCCTTACCGGGCGCCGAGGGTCGCCTGATGGTGACGGTGGGAGAGCTTCGTCGCCGTCTCACGCTGGAGGCGGCGAGCGACGTGGCCGACGGGCGCGGCGGCATGGTGCGGACCTGGGCGACACTGGACACGGTGTTTGCCGCCGTGACGCCCCGCCGCCGCCGCGAGGACGTTGTGAACGGCCGCGAGGTGGGGCTTGTCACCCACCGCATCACCATCCGCTGGCGGGGGGATGTGACCGGCGACATGCGCTTTGCCGATGGGGACAGGCTCTACCGTGTCCTGTCGGTGGAAGACGCTGACCCGGTCCGCCGCTTTCTGGACTGCTGGTGCGAGGAGGAGCAGCCATGAGCGATCCACGCGATGTGCTGATCCGCGCTGTGTACGAGGCCCTGACAGGGGATGCGGCGCTGTCTGCAATTCTGGCGGACGGCGGTGTCTACGATCATCCGCCCCGTGCCGCGTCCTTTCCTTTCGTGAGTTTTGGCGAGGGGCGGACGACGATCCTCGATGCCGATGCGGTGCCGACGCGGGAGCACCGCTTCGAGGTGGTGGTGCATTCGCGCGCGCCGGGGCGGCGCGAGGCGTCGGACATTGCTGCAAGGGTGGAGGCGCTGCTGACGGGAGGGCTCGTTCTTTCTGAAGGCCGGCTTGTGGGCCTGCGTCTGCGCGACACGATTTTGGCCGAAGGCCGCGACCAGCACGCGTATCGCGCGCGGTTGCGCTTTGTGGCGTTGACGGAAACCGACTGAGGAGGGCGCGATGGCTGCGCAAATGGGCAAGGACCTTCTTCTGAAGGTCGACGAGAGCGGTGGCGGATCGTTTGTGACCGTGGCGGGATTGCGCACCAAGCGCATCTCCTTCGGCGCGGAGGCGGTGGATGTGACCGACCAGTCTTCCGCCGGGCAGTGGCGTGAGCTTTTGGACGGGGCCGGCGTGAAGCGCGCCAACGTTTCGGGCGCGGGCATCTTCAAGGATGCCTCGTCGGACGGGACGGTGCGGGCGATCTTCTTTTCCGGGACGGTGCGGGACTGGCAGATTGTGGTGCCGGACTTCGGCACCATCTCTGGCCCGTTCCAGGTGACGGCGCTGGAGTATGGCGGCAACTACAACGAGGAAGTCGTCTACGACATCGCGTTGGAGTCCGCCGGTCAGCTCGCCTTTGCAGCAAGCTGAGGGCGCATTCATGGCAAACCGGTACAGAGGCGAAGTGAGCGCCATTCTGGATGGGCGGGGCTGGACGCTCTGCCTGACGCTTGGCGCACTGGCGGAGCTGGAGCGCGCGTTCCAGGTGGACGACATGACGGCGCTGGTGGAGCGCTTTACCGCGGGCACGCTTTCGGCGCGTGACGCGGTGCGGATCATCGGTGCGGGCCTGCGCGGTGCTGGCAACAGCGTCGACGACGACCAGGTGGCGCGCATGACCGCCGACGGCGGTGCGGCGGGGTTTGCCGCAATTGTGACCGACCTCCTGACGGTGACGTTCGGGACGGCCGAGCCGGAGACATCCGACCCTTCTTGACCAAGACGGCTGCGGATACGCCGCAGCCGTTTCCCTGGCGTGACCTGATGGCCCTGTTCATTGGCGAACGGGGCTTCGCGCCACGGGATTTCTGGGCGCTGACCCTTCCTGAAATTGAAGCCGTGCTTGGCCCGGCGCCGTCGTCTCACGCGACGCGGCGGCACGATCTGGCACGCCTTATGGAGGCCTTTCCCGATGGCTGAAGATGATGCGCTGCGCGACAGCGCGGTGATTGCGGCGGAGATCGCCGACACGCTTACGGTTTCGGCCTCCAGCTTCAGCCGCGTTCTGCGCGCGGGGCTGAAGGATGCTGTGATTGAGGGCCGCGGCCTTAATGAGGTTTTGCGTTCCGCGGCCCTCTCCCTGTCCAACCGTGCGCTGACGACAGGTTTGCGCCCGCTCACCAACCTTGTTTCGAACGGGTTGAATGCGGTGGGCGGCAAGCTGGCTGGTGCGGCGGTTGGTGCCCTGTCTGGCGCGGGCACCAAGGTCGTCCCGTTTGCCGAGGGGGGCGTGATTGGCGCGCCGACCGCGTTCGGGCTCGGCGGCGGGCGCACCGGGCTGATGGGCGAGGCGGGGCGCGAGGCGATCCTGCCGCTGGCGCGCGGAACGGACGGGCGCCTTGGGGTGGCGATGGAGGGCCAGGGCAGCGGCCCGCGCGTGACCATCAACGTGACCACGCCCGATGCCGAGAGCTTCCGGCGCTCCGAAGCGCAGATGACAGCCATGCTGGCCCGCGCCGTGGGCCGCGGCCGCCGGGGGCTTTGATCCATGAGCGGTTTTCATGATGTGCGCTTTCCGCTGGGTGTTGCGTTCGGCTCCACCGGCGGTCCTGAGCGCCGCACAGAGATCATCACGCTGGGGTCTGGCCGCGAGGAGCGCAACCAGCGCTGGGCGATGAGCCGGCGCCGGTTCGATGCCGGCACCGGTGTGCGCAATGCGGATGATTTGCAGACGGTGGTGCGGTTCTTCGAGGAACGGCGCGGACGGCTCTACGGCTTCCGCTTCACCGATCCGCTCGACCACAAGAGCTGCCTGCCACGCGAGAGCGTTGCGGCGACCGACCAACTCCTTGGCGTCGGGGACGGGGTGCGCACCGAATTTGCGCTGATCAAGACCTATGGCGACGTTTTTGCGCCCTACGAGCGGCCAATCGCAATGCCGCAGCTGAACACGCTGGTGGTTGAGGTGGATGGGCTGACGCGGGTCCTGAATGGCGACTTCACCGTCGCGGATGGCGTGATCTCGTTTTTGCCTGGAGCGGTGCCGCCGCTGGGGGCTGCGGTGCGGGCAGGGTTCGAGTTCGACGTGCCGGTGCGTTTCGATACCGACCGGCTGGAGGTGAACCTTTCGCGCTTTCTGGCCGGTGAGATCCCGTCCATTCCGATGGTGGAGATTGTGCCATGAGGACGCTTGATCCGGGTCTTGCGGCCCATCTGGCGTCGGGTGTGACCAGCACCTGCCGCTGCTGGCGGCTCACGCGGACGGACGGCGTCTCGTTCGGCTTCACCGATCACGACCGGGCGCTGACGTTTGAGGGTGTGGTGTTTTCGGCGATGGATGGGCTGGAAGCCTCCGGCGATGTGACGAAGGCGGGGCTCGGTGTCGGCGGGCTCGAAATTTCCGGCGCACTGTCCGCCGCGTCGCTCGATGCCGGCGACTTGCAGGACGGGCGCTTTGATGGCGCCACGGTGACGCTGTGGCTGGTCAACTGGGCCGATGTTTCCGAGCGCACCGTGGTGCGCACCGGGACGCTTGGTGAGGTTACGCGAGCGGATGGCGCGTTTGGCGCTGAAGTGCGCGGGCCGATGCAGGCGTTGGAAACGGTGCGCGGCCGGGTGATTGCGACGGGATGCGACGCTGACCTCGGCGATGCGCGGTGCGGTGTGGACCTCGGTGCTCTGGAAGAGAATGCGACGGTGCATTCGGCCGACGGAGCCGGGGTCCGCGTGACGGGGATCTCGAACCGGGGGGCCGGCTACTTTGCCGGTGGCCTTGCGGTTGTGACAAGCGGCTCTGCGACCGGCGCAAAGCGGTTGGTTGTCGGGCACACGGTGGATGCGCTGGGGAGGGTGATCACCCTGCGCGAGACGCTGCCCGGCCTTGCGGCCGGCGATGTGCTGACGTTGACGCCCGGCTGCGACAAGCGCTTCGACACGTGCCGCGCGAAGTTTCAGAACGGGCTGAACTTTCAGGGCTTTCCGCATCTGCCGGGCAATGACCGCGCGTTCTCCTATCCGCGGAGCGGGTCATGAGACGCACTGACATTGTTGCCGCTGCGCGTGGCTGGGTCGGGACGCCCTACCACCATCAGGCGTCCGCCCGCGGCATCGGGTGCGACTGCCTCGGGATGGTCCGCGGTGTCTGGCGCGAGTGTCTTGGGGCGGAGCCGGAGCTGGCGCCGCCTTACAGCCGCGACTGGGCGGAAAGCCACGGCGCGGAGACGCTGCTTGAGGCCGCCAACCGCCACTTCGTGCCGGTTGAGACGGTGCGTGCAGGCGCGCTGCTGGTGTTCCGCTGGAAGGCGGACGTGCCAGCCAAGCACGTGGGCATTGCAGTGGGCGAGGGGCGCTTTGTCCATGCCTACGATTCGGTTGGCCGCGTGGTGGAGGGCGCGCTGGGCGCGCCCTGGCGGCGCCGTCTGGCGGGGATCTTCGATTTTCCGGGGGTGAGCGACTGATGGCGACGCTAGTTTTGCAGGCGGCCGGGCAGGCCGTGGGCGGCATGTTCGGCCCGGTCGGCGCATTTGTGGGCCAGGCTGCCGGCGCGCTCGCCGGCAATTATATCGACCAGCGGCTGCTGGGTGACAACGACACCCGCTCGGTGGGGCAGCTCGACGATCTTTCGGTCCAGACCGCCACCGAGGGAAACCCGTTGCCCCGGATCTACGGGCGGATGCGGGTTGCGGGGACGCTGATCTGGGCAACCGACTTTGTGGAGCATTCGGCCACGCAGTCGAGCGGGAAGGGCGGCGGGCCGTCCGTGCGCGAGTACAGCTACACCGTCAGCTTTGCGGTTGCGCTTTGCGAGGGGCCCATTGCGCGCATCGGGCGTGTCTGGGCCGATGGCGATGAGCTGGACCTCACGCAGGTTGCGATGGAGGTGCACACCGGCCGGCCGGATCAGGACCCCGACGACGTAATTGCGGGAATAGAGGATGAGGCGCCGGCCTATCGCAACACCGCCTATGTGGTGTTCGCGCATCTGCCCGTGGGTCCGTTCGGCAACCGCATTCCGCAGCTGACCTTCGAGGTGGTTCGACCCATCGGTGCGCTGGAGAGCACGGTTCGGGCTGTCACCATCATCCCCGGCGCGACCGAGTTTGGCTATGAGCCGGGTGAGGTGAAGCGGGTTCTGGCGCCAGGTGAGCGGACCGCTGACAACCGCCACGTGGGAACTGCGGTGTCCGACTTCGAGGCATCGCTGGATGAATTGCAGGCGCTCTGTCCGAACCTGGAGCGGGTGGCGCTGGTGGTGTCGTGGTTCGGCGATGACCTGCGCGCCTCCGATTGCACCATTCAGCCCTGCGTGGAGGCGACCGAGCGCGATACGGACACGCCCTGGGCCGTTGCCGGCGAGACGCGGGCGACCGCG
This window encodes:
- a CDS encoding NlpC/P60 family protein, yielding MRRTDIVAAARGWVGTPYHHQASARGIGCDCLGMVRGVWRECLGAEPELAPPYSRDWAESHGAETLLEAANRHFVPVETVRAGALLVFRWKADVPAKHVGIAVGEGRFVHAYDSVGRVVEGALGAPWRRRLAGIFDFPGVSD